The following are encoded in a window of Arvicanthis niloticus isolate mArvNil1 chromosome 1, mArvNil1.pat.X, whole genome shotgun sequence genomic DNA:
- the Hnrnpl gene encoding heterogeneous nuclear ribonucleoprotein L isoform X4 yields MSRRLLPRAEKRRRRLEQRQQPDEQLRRAGAMVKMAAAGGGGGGGRYYGGGNEGGRAPKRLKTENAGDQHGGGGGGGSGAAGGGGGENYDDPHKTPASPVVHIRGLIDGVVEADLVEALQEFGPISYVVVMPKKRQALVEFEDVLGACNAVNYAADNQIYIAGHPAFVNYSTSQKISRPGDSDDSRSVNSVLLFTILNPIYSITTDVLYTICNPCGPVQRIVIFRKNGVQAMVEFDSVQSAQRAKASLNGADIYSGCCTLKIEYAKPTRLNVFKNDQDTWDYTNPNLSGQGDPGSNPNKRQRQPPLLGDHPAEYGGPHGGYHSHYHDEGYGPPPPHYEGRRMGPPVGGHRRGPSRYGPQYGHPPPPPPPPDYGPHADSPVLMVYGLDQSKMNCDRVFNVFCLYGNVEKVKFMKSKPGAAMVEMADGYAVDRAITHLNNNFMFGQKMNVCVSKQPAIMPGQSYGLEDGSCSYKDFSESRNNRFSTPEQAAKNRIQHPSNVLHFFNAPLEVTEENFFEICDELGVKRPTSVKVFSGKSERSSSGLLEWDSKSDALETLGFLNHYQMKNPNGPYPYTLKLCFSTAQHAS; encoded by the exons ATGTCGCGGAGGCTGCTGCCCCGGGCGGAGAAGCGGCGTCGGCGGCtcgagcagaggcagcagccggACGAGCAGCTGAGGCGGGCGGGAGCGATGGTGAAGATGGCGGCGGCGGGCGGCGGAGGCGGCGGTGGTCGCTATTACGGCGGCGGCAACGAGGGAGGCCGAGCGCCTAAACGGCTGAAGACTGAAAACGCCGGCGACCAGCacggaggcggcggcggcggaggatccggggcggcgggcggcggcggcggg GAGAACTACGATGACCCCCACAAAACCCCTGCCTCCCCAGTTGTTCACATCAGGGGCCTGATTGACGGGGTGGTAGAGGCTGATCTTGTGGAAGCCCTGCAAGAATTTGGACCCATCAG CTATGTGGTGGTGATGCCAAAGAAGAGGCAGGCACTGGTAGAATTTGAAGACGTGCTGGGAGCTTGTAATGCGGTAAACTACGCCGCAGACAACCAGATCTACATTGCTGGTCACCCTGCTTTTGTCAATTACTCTACCAGCCAGAAGATCTCTCGCCCCGGGGACTCTGATGACTCCCGGAGCGTCAACAGTGTGCTTCTGTTTACCATCCTGAACCCCATCTACTCCATAACCACG gatGTTCTTTACACTATCTGTAATCCTTGTGGCCCTGTTCAGAGAATTGTCATTTTCCGGAAGAATGGAGTCCAGGCTATGGTGGA GTTTGACTCTGTGCAGAGTGCCCAGCGCGCCAAGGCCTCGCTCAATGGGGCTGACATCTACTCCGGCTGCTGCACTCTGAAGATTGAGTACGCAAAG CCTACGCGTTTAAATGTATTCAAGAATGATCAAGATACTTGGGACTACACAAACCCCAACCTCAGTGGACAAG GTGACCCTGGCAGTAACCCCAACAAACGCCAGCGGCAGCCCCCTCTCCTGGGAGATCATCCCGCAGAATATG GAGGGCCCCATGGTGGGTACCACAGCCATTACCATGATGAGGGCTACGGGCCCCCCCCACCTCACTACGAAGGGAGAAGGATGGGCCCACCTGTGGGGGGTCACCGCCGGGGCCCAAGTCGCTATGGCCCCCAGTATGgtcatcccccaccccctcccccaccacccgACTATGGCCCCCACGCTGACAGCCCTGTGCTCATGGTCTATGGCTTGGATCAATCTAAGATGAACTGTGATCGAGTCTTCAATGTCTTCTGCTTGTATGGCAATGTGGAGAAG GTGAAATTTATGAAAAGCAAGCCGGGGGCCGCCATGGTGGAGATGGCTGATGGCTATGCTGTGGACCGAGCCATTACTCACCTCAACAACAACTTCATGTTCGGGCAGAAGATGAATGTCTG TGTCTCCAAGCAACCAGCCATTATGCCCGGTCAGTCATACGGGCTAGAAGATGGATCCTGCAGTTACAAAGACTTCAGCGAGTCAAGGAACAATCGGTTCTCCACTCCAGAGCAGGCAGCTAAGAACCGCATCCAGCACCCGAGCAATGTACTGCACTTCTTCAATGCTCCTCTGGAGGTGACTGAGGAGAACTTCTTTGAG ATCTGCGATGAGCTGGGAGTGAAGCGGCCAACCTCTGTGAAAGTATTTTCAGGCAAAA GCGAGCGTAGCTCCTCTGGGCTGCTGGAGTGGGACTCCAAGAGTGACGCCCTGGAGACCTTGGGCTTCCTGAACCATTACCAGATGAAAAACCCaa ATGGCCCGTACCCATACACTCTGAAGTTGTGCTTCTCCACCGCACAGCACGCCTCCTAA
- the Hnrnpl gene encoding heterogeneous nuclear ribonucleoprotein L isoform X3, translating into MSRRLLPRAEKRRRRLEQRQQPDEQLRRAGAMVKMAAAGGGGGGGRYYGGGNEGGRAPKRLKTENAGDQHGGGGGGGSGAAGGGGGENYDDPHKTPASPVVHIRGLIDGVVEADLVEALQEFGPISYVVVMPKKRQALVEFEDVLGACNAVNYAADNQIYIAGHPAFVNYSTSQKISRPGDSDDSRSVNSVLLFTILNPIYSITTDVLYTICNPCGPVQRIVIFRKNGVQAMVEFDSVQSAQRAKASLNGADIYSGCCTLKIEYAKPTRLNVFKNDQDTWDYTNPNLSGQGDPGSNPNKRQRQPPLLGDHPAEYGEGRGFPSVDSRGSCAPARRPPRKFSPVLPLFPSHPPGGPHGGYHSHYHDEGYGPPPPHYEGRRMGPPVGGHRRGPSRYGPQYGHPPPPPPPPDYGPHADSPVLMVYGLDQSKMNCDRVFNVFCLYGNVEKVKFMKSKPGAAMVEMADGYAVDRAITHLNNNFMFGQKMNVCVSKQPAIMPGQSYGLEDGSCSYKDFSESRNNRFSTPEQAAKNRIQHPSNVLHFFNAPLEVTEENFFEICDELGVKRPTSVKVFSGKSERSSSGLLEWDSKSDALETLGFLNHYQMKNPNGPYPYTLKLCFSTAQHAS; encoded by the exons ATGTCGCGGAGGCTGCTGCCCCGGGCGGAGAAGCGGCGTCGGCGGCtcgagcagaggcagcagccggACGAGCAGCTGAGGCGGGCGGGAGCGATGGTGAAGATGGCGGCGGCGGGCGGCGGAGGCGGCGGTGGTCGCTATTACGGCGGCGGCAACGAGGGAGGCCGAGCGCCTAAACGGCTGAAGACTGAAAACGCCGGCGACCAGCacggaggcggcggcggcggaggatccggggcggcgggcggcggcggcggg GAGAACTACGATGACCCCCACAAAACCCCTGCCTCCCCAGTTGTTCACATCAGGGGCCTGATTGACGGGGTGGTAGAGGCTGATCTTGTGGAAGCCCTGCAAGAATTTGGACCCATCAG CTATGTGGTGGTGATGCCAAAGAAGAGGCAGGCACTGGTAGAATTTGAAGACGTGCTGGGAGCTTGTAATGCGGTAAACTACGCCGCAGACAACCAGATCTACATTGCTGGTCACCCTGCTTTTGTCAATTACTCTACCAGCCAGAAGATCTCTCGCCCCGGGGACTCTGATGACTCCCGGAGCGTCAACAGTGTGCTTCTGTTTACCATCCTGAACCCCATCTACTCCATAACCACG gatGTTCTTTACACTATCTGTAATCCTTGTGGCCCTGTTCAGAGAATTGTCATTTTCCGGAAGAATGGAGTCCAGGCTATGGTGGA GTTTGACTCTGTGCAGAGTGCCCAGCGCGCCAAGGCCTCGCTCAATGGGGCTGACATCTACTCCGGCTGCTGCACTCTGAAGATTGAGTACGCAAAG CCTACGCGTTTAAATGTATTCAAGAATGATCAAGATACTTGGGACTACACAAACCCCAACCTCAGTGGACAAG GTGACCCTGGCAGTAACCCCAACAAACGCCAGCGGCAGCCCCCTCTCCTGGGAGATCATCCCGCAGAATATGGTGAGGGCAGGGGGTTCCCCTCCGTGGACTCCCGTGGCTCATGTGCCCCTGCCCGTCGTCCGCCGCGAAAATTCTCACCcgtcctccctctctttccttcccacccCCCAGGAGGGCCCCATGGTGGGTACCACAGCCATTACCATGATGAGGGCTACGGGCCCCCCCCACCTCACTACGAAGGGAGAAGGATGGGCCCACCTGTGGGGGGTCACCGCCGGGGCCCAAGTCGCTATGGCCCCCAGTATGgtcatcccccaccccctcccccaccacccgACTATGGCCCCCACGCTGACAGCCCTGTGCTCATGGTCTATGGCTTGGATCAATCTAAGATGAACTGTGATCGAGTCTTCAATGTCTTCTGCTTGTATGGCAATGTGGAGAAG GTGAAATTTATGAAAAGCAAGCCGGGGGCCGCCATGGTGGAGATGGCTGATGGCTATGCTGTGGACCGAGCCATTACTCACCTCAACAACAACTTCATGTTCGGGCAGAAGATGAATGTCTG TGTCTCCAAGCAACCAGCCATTATGCCCGGTCAGTCATACGGGCTAGAAGATGGATCCTGCAGTTACAAAGACTTCAGCGAGTCAAGGAACAATCGGTTCTCCACTCCAGAGCAGGCAGCTAAGAACCGCATCCAGCACCCGAGCAATGTACTGCACTTCTTCAATGCTCCTCTGGAGGTGACTGAGGAGAACTTCTTTGAG ATCTGCGATGAGCTGGGAGTGAAGCGGCCAACCTCTGTGAAAGTATTTTCAGGCAAAA GCGAGCGTAGCTCCTCTGGGCTGCTGGAGTGGGACTCCAAGAGTGACGCCCTGGAGACCTTGGGCTTCCTGAACCATTACCAGATGAAAAACCCaa ATGGCCCGTACCCATACACTCTGAAGTTGTGCTTCTCCACCGCACAGCACGCCTCCTAA
- the Hnrnpl gene encoding heterogeneous nuclear ribonucleoprotein L isoform X2 — MPKKRQALVEFEDVLGACNAVNYAADNQIYIAGHPAFVNYSTSQKISRPGDSDDSRSVNSVLLFTILNPIYSITTDVLYTICNPCGPVQRIVIFRKNGVQAMVEFDSVQSAQRAKASLNGADIYSGCCTLKIEYAKPTRLNVFKNDQDTWDYTNPNLSGQGDPGSNPNKRQRQPPLLGDHPAEYGGPHGGYHSHYHDEGYGPPPPHYEGRRMGPPVGGHRRGPSRYGPQYGHPPPPPPPPDYGPHADSPVLMVYGLDQSKMNCDRVFNVFCLYGNVEKVKFMKSKPGAAMVEMADGYAVDRAITHLNNNFMFGQKMNVCVSKQPAIMPGQSYGLEDGSCSYKDFSESRNNRFSTPEQAAKNRIQHPSNVLHFFNAPLEVTEENFFEICDELGVKRPTSVKVFSGKSERSSSGLLEWDSKSDALETLGFLNHYQMKNPNGPYPYTLKLCFSTAQHAS, encoded by the exons ATGCCAAAGAAGAGGCAGGCACTGGTAGAATTTGAAGACGTGCTGGGAGCTTGTAATGCGGTAAACTACGCCGCAGACAACCAGATCTACATTGCTGGTCACCCTGCTTTTGTCAATTACTCTACCAGCCAGAAGATCTCTCGCCCCGGGGACTCTGATGACTCCCGGAGCGTCAACAGTGTGCTTCTGTTTACCATCCTGAACCCCATCTACTCCATAACCACG gatGTTCTTTACACTATCTGTAATCCTTGTGGCCCTGTTCAGAGAATTGTCATTTTCCGGAAGAATGGAGTCCAGGCTATGGTGGA GTTTGACTCTGTGCAGAGTGCCCAGCGCGCCAAGGCCTCGCTCAATGGGGCTGACATCTACTCCGGCTGCTGCACTCTGAAGATTGAGTACGCAAAG CCTACGCGTTTAAATGTATTCAAGAATGATCAAGATACTTGGGACTACACAAACCCCAACCTCAGTGGACAAG GTGACCCTGGCAGTAACCCCAACAAACGCCAGCGGCAGCCCCCTCTCCTGGGAGATCATCCCGCAGAATATG GAGGGCCCCATGGTGGGTACCACAGCCATTACCATGATGAGGGCTACGGGCCCCCCCCACCTCACTACGAAGGGAGAAGGATGGGCCCACCTGTGGGGGGTCACCGCCGGGGCCCAAGTCGCTATGGCCCCCAGTATGgtcatcccccaccccctcccccaccacccgACTATGGCCCCCACGCTGACAGCCCTGTGCTCATGGTCTATGGCTTGGATCAATCTAAGATGAACTGTGATCGAGTCTTCAATGTCTTCTGCTTGTATGGCAATGTGGAGAAG GTGAAATTTATGAAAAGCAAGCCGGGGGCCGCCATGGTGGAGATGGCTGATGGCTATGCTGTGGACCGAGCCATTACTCACCTCAACAACAACTTCATGTTCGGGCAGAAGATGAATGTCTG TGTCTCCAAGCAACCAGCCATTATGCCCGGTCAGTCATACGGGCTAGAAGATGGATCCTGCAGTTACAAAGACTTCAGCGAGTCAAGGAACAATCGGTTCTCCACTCCAGAGCAGGCAGCTAAGAACCGCATCCAGCACCCGAGCAATGTACTGCACTTCTTCAATGCTCCTCTGGAGGTGACTGAGGAGAACTTCTTTGAG ATCTGCGATGAGCTGGGAGTGAAGCGGCCAACCTCTGTGAAAGTATTTTCAGGCAAAA GCGAGCGTAGCTCCTCTGGGCTGCTGGAGTGGGACTCCAAGAGTGACGCCCTGGAGACCTTGGGCTTCCTGAACCATTACCAGATGAAAAACCCaa ATGGCCCGTACCCATACACTCTGAAGTTGTGCTTCTCCACCGCACAGCACGCCTCCTAA
- the Hnrnpl gene encoding heterogeneous nuclear ribonucleoprotein L isoform X1 yields the protein MPKKRQALVEFEDVLGACNAVNYAADNQIYIAGHPAFVNYSTSQKISRPGDSDDSRSVNSVLLFTILNPIYSITTDVLYTICNPCGPVQRIVIFRKNGVQAMVEFDSVQSAQRAKASLNGADIYSGCCTLKIEYAKPTRLNVFKNDQDTWDYTNPNLSGQGDPGSNPNKRQRQPPLLGDHPAEYGEGRGFPSVDSRGSCAPARRPPRKFSPVLPLFPSHPPGGPHGGYHSHYHDEGYGPPPPHYEGRRMGPPVGGHRRGPSRYGPQYGHPPPPPPPPDYGPHADSPVLMVYGLDQSKMNCDRVFNVFCLYGNVEKVKFMKSKPGAAMVEMADGYAVDRAITHLNNNFMFGQKMNVCVSKQPAIMPGQSYGLEDGSCSYKDFSESRNNRFSTPEQAAKNRIQHPSNVLHFFNAPLEVTEENFFEICDELGVKRPTSVKVFSGKSERSSSGLLEWDSKSDALETLGFLNHYQMKNPNGPYPYTLKLCFSTAQHAS from the exons ATGCCAAAGAAGAGGCAGGCACTGGTAGAATTTGAAGACGTGCTGGGAGCTTGTAATGCGGTAAACTACGCCGCAGACAACCAGATCTACATTGCTGGTCACCCTGCTTTTGTCAATTACTCTACCAGCCAGAAGATCTCTCGCCCCGGGGACTCTGATGACTCCCGGAGCGTCAACAGTGTGCTTCTGTTTACCATCCTGAACCCCATCTACTCCATAACCACG gatGTTCTTTACACTATCTGTAATCCTTGTGGCCCTGTTCAGAGAATTGTCATTTTCCGGAAGAATGGAGTCCAGGCTATGGTGGA GTTTGACTCTGTGCAGAGTGCCCAGCGCGCCAAGGCCTCGCTCAATGGGGCTGACATCTACTCCGGCTGCTGCACTCTGAAGATTGAGTACGCAAAG CCTACGCGTTTAAATGTATTCAAGAATGATCAAGATACTTGGGACTACACAAACCCCAACCTCAGTGGACAAG GTGACCCTGGCAGTAACCCCAACAAACGCCAGCGGCAGCCCCCTCTCCTGGGAGATCATCCCGCAGAATATGGTGAGGGCAGGGGGTTCCCCTCCGTGGACTCCCGTGGCTCATGTGCCCCTGCCCGTCGTCCGCCGCGAAAATTCTCACCcgtcctccctctctttccttcccacccCCCAGGAGGGCCCCATGGTGGGTACCACAGCCATTACCATGATGAGGGCTACGGGCCCCCCCCACCTCACTACGAAGGGAGAAGGATGGGCCCACCTGTGGGGGGTCACCGCCGGGGCCCAAGTCGCTATGGCCCCCAGTATGgtcatcccccaccccctcccccaccacccgACTATGGCCCCCACGCTGACAGCCCTGTGCTCATGGTCTATGGCTTGGATCAATCTAAGATGAACTGTGATCGAGTCTTCAATGTCTTCTGCTTGTATGGCAATGTGGAGAAG GTGAAATTTATGAAAAGCAAGCCGGGGGCCGCCATGGTGGAGATGGCTGATGGCTATGCTGTGGACCGAGCCATTACTCACCTCAACAACAACTTCATGTTCGGGCAGAAGATGAATGTCTG TGTCTCCAAGCAACCAGCCATTATGCCCGGTCAGTCATACGGGCTAGAAGATGGATCCTGCAGTTACAAAGACTTCAGCGAGTCAAGGAACAATCGGTTCTCCACTCCAGAGCAGGCAGCTAAGAACCGCATCCAGCACCCGAGCAATGTACTGCACTTCTTCAATGCTCCTCTGGAGGTGACTGAGGAGAACTTCTTTGAG ATCTGCGATGAGCTGGGAGTGAAGCGGCCAACCTCTGTGAAAGTATTTTCAGGCAAAA GCGAGCGTAGCTCCTCTGGGCTGCTGGAGTGGGACTCCAAGAGTGACGCCCTGGAGACCTTGGGCTTCCTGAACCATTACCAGATGAAAAACCCaa ATGGCCCGTACCCATACACTCTGAAGTTGTGCTTCTCCACCGCACAGCACGCCTCCTAA
- the Ech1 gene encoding delta(3,5)-Delta(2,4)-dienoyl-CoA isomerase, mitochondrial: MANICARPLFFFGCRSHSSSATEVSTTMIVSSKLRGLLMQQLRGTSQLYFNISLRSLSASAHEASKRTPGEVSDHNYESILVTSAQKHVLHVQLNRPEKRNAMNRAFWRELVECFQKISKDSDCRAVVVSGAGKMFTSGIDLMDMASDLLQPSGDDAARIAWYLRDLISQYQKTFTAIEKCPKPVIAAIHGGCIGGGVDLISACDIRYCTQDAFFQVKEVDVGLAADVGTLQRLPKVIGNQSLVNELTFTARKMMADEALVSGLVSRVFPDKDVMLNAAFALAADISSKSPVAVQGSKINLIYSRDHSVDESLDYMATWNMSMLQTQDIIKSVQAAMEKKDPKSITFSKL, encoded by the exons ATGGCGAACATTTGTGCCCGCCCCCTGTTTTTCTTCGGCTGTAGGTCGCACAGCTCCAGCGCTACCGAGGTGTCTACCACGATGATAGTTTCCAGCAAACTCCGCGGCCTGCTGATGCAGC AGCTGAGAGGTACCAGCCAGCTGTACTTCAACATCAGCCTTAGATCTCTGAGCGCCTCTGCACATGAGGCCTCCAAAAGAACCCCCGGGGAAGTCTCAGACCACAACTATGAGTCTATTTTAGTAACGTCTGCCCAGAAGCATGTTCTCCATGTACAGCTAAACCGGCCAGAGAAGAGGAATGCCATGAACAGGGCTTTCTGGAG GGAGTTGGTGGAATGCTTCCAGAAGATATCCAAAGACTCCGACTGTCGGGCCGTTGTAGTCTCTGGTGCAGGAAAGATGTTCACTTCAG GCATTGACCTCATGGACATGGCGTCAGACCTCCTGCAGCCCTCAGGAGATGATGCGGCCCGCATAGCCTGGTACCTCCGTGACCTCATCAGCCAATACCAGAAGACCTTCACTGCCATTGAGAAG TGCCCTAAGCCAGTGATTGCTGCCATTCACGGAGGCTGCATTGGCGGAG GTGTGGATCTCATTTCTGCCTGTGACATCCGCTACTGCACCCAGGATGCTTTCTTCCAGGTCAAG GAGGTGGACGTGGGCCTGGCTGCTGATGTAGGAACACTACAGCGACTGCCCAAGGTCATCGGGAACCAGAG CCTGGTCAACGAGCTAACCTTCACTGCCCGCAAGATGATGGCTGACGAGGCCCTGGTCAGTGGGCTGGTCAG CCGCGTGTTCCCAGATAAGGACGTCATGCTGAATGCAGCCTTTGCCCTGGCGGCCGATATTTCCAGCAAGAGCCCTGTGGCTGTGCAGGGGTCAAAAATTAACCTAATCTACTCCCGAGACCATTCTGTGGACGAGAGCCTTGACTACATG GCCACCTGGAACATGAGCATGCTGCAGACCCAGGACATTATCAAGTCAGTCCAGGCAGCCATGGAGAAGAAGGACCCAAAAAGCATCACCTTCTCCAAGCTCTGA